The genomic DNA CCAATTTGCTTATTAACCCGCAATCCCCCGTCCCGCCCGGTCGAGCCATTCCCGGATGGCAAATCCAACTTGGAGATTACCGGCTTCAGAAGGCGTCGGTTCTTGCCCTCAAAAAAGAGGGCATTTGTATCCAGCTTGAATCCGGAGCAGCTGAGGCCGGGGTTACCCTTACGGCCCCGCTCATTCACGTCCAACCTGGCCAGAGTTGGAGTATGAGTGGATTATTCGGAAAAGGAGTTTCGTTTGCCGGAACTACTGTCATGGCCGTGACGCTCATACGGCGGGGCAATCAGGGATCAATCACAAATCAAAATTTTGCCGTAAAGGAGCCGCTTCTGGCACGGTCAGATGGGTGGATGAAAGTGCGGCAGTCATTCACGATTCCCGCAGGGGGAGAGACGATTCAGGTGCAGATCCGGGGGGCATTTCGCGGAACCCTCCGGACCAGAAGCCTGTCCCTGGAGCTCAATCATTATCCGGATCATGAACGTAGTTCGCTTCAGCCTTCGTATCCAGATAGCCCTGCAAAATGACTTGTGCAGCCAGTTTATCGCGAACCTCTTTGCGCCGCTCGCGCGAGACATCCGCCTCCAGAAGCATCCGCTCCACCAGGCTGGTGCTTAAGCGCTCATCCGTTGTATCGACCGGTAAACCGCTCGCCGTTCTCAAGAGTTCGACAAATTTTCCGGCTTCCAGCGCCATCGCGCCATTGGTGCCATCCATGTTGATCGGAATGCCCACCACGATTTTAACCACCCCGCGGTCACGGGCAATCCGGCACACGGCGGCGATCGCCTCCTCGACGGAGCGAATGGTTTCGACGGATAGTGGCGTCGCCAGCATGGCCATGGGGTCACTGATCGCAATGCCTACGCGTCGGGTTCCGTAATCCACACCAAGGACCCGGCCCATCATGAGCGGTTTAACTCCCTGAGCAATACCAGTCCGTTCAACGTCAGATCCGGCACAATATCAACAGGGGTATCGAGGCCTTTCAGGGCCAACCCGGCATATCCACCTGTCGCACAGAACTGCACTTTCCGCTCTTTCATCCCGGCCTTCACATGGTTGAGGATCTCCCGGACCATGCCCCGGTAGCCAACCACTACACCGATTCGCATGGCCTCACTCGTGGAGCGTCCGATATTTTTAAACCGGCCATCCAGCCCGATCTCGGGCAGCAAGGCCGTCCGTTCGGCCAGATAATCCGTCATCAAGGGGAGCCCGGGCGCAATCACGCCCCCCACATACCGGCCATCACCCGTGACGATATCAAAGGTCAGGGCCGTTCCGAAGTCGGCCACAATGACGGCAGACCCATAGAGATCCCAGGCGGCCGCGGTATCAGCCAGCCGATCGGCCCCGATGGTTTCAGGTTGGGGATAATCCACCTTGATATTCAAATTAATACTATGCCCGACCAGTAAAGGGGCTTTCCCGCACAGTTTCTGGAGCACCTGCGCCCAGAGCGGGTTGAGACCGGGGACCACCGAACACAAGACCGCATCCCGGACCGTCCGGCCAGTGGCCAATTTGCGCAGGAGCAGCATGATTTTACGCTCTTCACGCCCCTCGCGGGTCGACATTCGGCACTGACGGATGATCCGCCGGCCGCGGGCCAGCCCGATATGGGTGCTGGTATTTCCAATATCAATAACGAAAAAATATTCCATAGGACTCAACCCCATAGCAACTAATCAAGTTCAAGTGATAAATCGGCGGCAGGCGCGGAATGGGTCAGGCCGCCAATAGAAATGGCATCCACGCCCGTGGCCGCAATGGCCGCAACGGTGGCCAGGGAAACTCCACCCGAGGCTTCCAGCTTGCATCGTTTCGCGCAAATCGCGACACAGGCCTTCATCCGGTCCGGGGCCATGTTATCCAGCATGATCCATTCGGGAGAGGCCCGCAATGCGTCACGCAACTCCTCTTCGGACTCCACTTCCACCTCAACGGGAATACCGGGGAATTTAGCCCGCGCCGCCGCGACCGCCCCCTGCAGATTGGTGATGCCGGCCTCCTGCCAGAGACGGCGATGGTTGTCCTTGATCAGCACCATATCGTACAACCCCATCCGGTGATTCGTCCCCCCGCCGCAGGTCACGGCATATTTTTCCAGAACGCGCAACGTGGGCGTCGTCTTGCGGGTGTCCAGAATCCGGGTTCCGAATGGGTTAACAAGATCTACAAATTCCCGGGTGCGCGAGGCGATGCCCGTCATCCGCTGCATGAAGTTGAGCGCCGTCCGTTCCCCTGTAAGAATACCGCGAATGGGGCCCTCAATGGTCATTAAGGCCTGATCCGGCCTGACGGCCATTCCGTCCGCGACCAGACAGCGGCACTGGAGGGCCGGGTCCACGCTGGCAAATACGGCCTGAGCCACCTCCCCTCCGGATACCACATAATTCCCGCGGGCTAGAATCACCGCCTTTCCCCGACTGCTTTCGGGCACGACGGACAGGGTGGTAACATCCCCGCTCCCGATATCTTCCAATAATGCGCGCTGGATCAGATCCTGTACCACAGGGTTTTCGGTAATGGAACTCATCCGATCCTCCACTCGCTGGGCATGTGACAAATCCCTTCAAAACTCTTGTCCGACTCCACCCCGATCGCAAAGGCATTGTCCATCCGGTGATAGTTCACCTTGTGGTCAGCGGAATGAACGGAAAACGATAAAAAGTAGGTGCCGCGGGCCAGATTCAGCTGCGGGATCCTCAACTCGACCTGTCCGGAACCGGACAGCCTGGGGATCGACACCGCCGCAATCTCGGTGTTGCTGCCATGAACCAGCCGCCCGGCCTCGTCGCTGATGCCAAACCCGAATATCGAAGGACCCACAGGCGTTTTTACCTCATACCCCAGCTGAACGGTCAGGGGATGGCCCCACTTGAATTTTGTGGTGGGAAGACCGGTCTCGTCGGAAAAATTGGCACCGGTGATAATGACCTCACGGGTGCCCCATTCCCGACTGCGTTCCGCACTCGCCTGATTGCGCCAGAAGGTTTCATACTGGCCCACGACTTTACCGGGATCGCCATGGCCCAATACGCGGCCATGGTCAAGAAACAGAATCTGATCGCTTACGGATTGAATGGTTCCCAGGTCATGCGAGATGATCAGCATGGTCTTTTTCTGGTCACGGAATTCGGACATCCGCCGCAGACATTTGCGTTGAAAGGAGGCATCTCCGACCGCAAGTACTTCATCCACCAGCAGGATATCCGGATCTACCTCCACCGCCACCGCAAAGCCCAGCCGGACATACATGCCCGAAGAGTAATGCTTTACGGGTTGGTCGATAAACGTGCCGATATCCGCAAAGCTGACGATGGCGTCAAACCGTCGGATCATTTGTTCCCGGGTCAACCCCATGATGGCACCGGCCAGAAATACATTCTCCCGCCCGGTCAGATCGGGATGGAAGCCGGCGCCCAATTCCAGTAAGGAAGAAATCACACCGGTGGTCTTGATTTTGCCTTCAGTGGGCGTCATGGTTCCTGCCAGAACCGACAGCAGTGTGCTTTTGCCCGCCCCATTGGCACCGATCAAGCCGAGCGTGGAGCCACGCTCAACGCTGAAACTGATATCCTTGAGCGCCCACAAGTCACGCTCACTTCCAGGGGCATGGATCATATCCATGACCATGGATTTCAAGGTGCGGCCGCCGGAACTCCTCAACCGGAATCGCTTCCCTACTCCTTCAACCTGTATGGCAATATCACTCATGTTACAGTTCGTCCGCAAATCCGGGTTGAAGTTTCTGAAAGACCAGAATGCCGGCTATGAAAACTACGACGGTCATGCCCGCCGAAAGGGCGATCAGGGAGATGTCCGGCAGAGGACGTCCCAGCAAGGCGGTCCGGTAAAGCGCCAGAATTCCGGCCATGGGATTCAAAAAGTACAATTGGCCCAGTATGGGATGTTTCTCGATAATGGTGGCAATCATCGAGATGTCATAGACCACCGGTGTCAGAAAAAACCACGCCATGGTGAAAATCCCAGTCAGATGCTGGACATCCCGGAAGAACACATTCAAGGCACTCAGCGCCAGGCTCACCCCCGTACACAATGCCAGATGAACCACCAATGCCAGAGGAAGCCACAGGATCCCCCCGAAGTGTGGGCCAACCCAGATCAAATAGACCAGCATCACCCCCAGTGAAAGCAGGAAGTTCACGAAATTGGCCAGGACAATGGAAAGAGGCAATAAGACCCGGGGAAAACAGGCTTTTTTGACCAGATTCGCATTACCGATAATGGCGAATGAGGAATCCCCGAGGCACATGGCGAGGTACTGCCAGACAAAAATGCCTGATACCAGCACGGTCATGGGCATATTGAATTTCATGATGATGTTCATGAAAACGCCGTAGATGGCAATCAGGAAAACCGGGCCCAACAGGGTCCAAAGGAATCCGAGGGCCGATTCCTTATAGCGGATCTTGACGTTCCGGACCACCAGCATGGATAGCAGTTCACGGCGCGCAAATATATCTTTAACCAATGAAATCATCGGGGCGGGATTGTATGCGGTGTCGCCACTGAAAACAACTCAGAATCCTGTCTTCAGGATGAGCCTCAGGGTTGGCGCGCCAACACTCCGGCAAAGAAATCGACCGTCTCCTCGCGCGACCGTCCGAGTTCATGCGCTTTATCGGCTTCAACGACAAGTTTCCAGGCCGCCCCCGCACAGTGATTCACGGCGAAAATGCCGCGAATACTGTGAATCCGGAACTCCTCATCCTTGCCCCCGATGAAGAAAATTCCAGGCACGGCGCGTGTGGCCGGGGGCGCCAGATGAGTGAAGTAAAAGCCACCCTTATTGACGACGAATGCCAATACCCGCCCGGGCTTCCAGCAGGCAAACTCGTAATTGAATTGCCCCCCGGCAGACATCCCCCAGAGCAGGAGGGGTGCAGCCCCCGCTTCAGGATGACCGGCTGCCTTCGCCAGACCTTCAACGGCATCCAGCAGTGCCTGGCCACTTCCATTTCCCGCAAGGGCGTACTCCTCAATCGCCATGTTTTCATGCGGATGATCCTTGAACCAGCACCCGACCAGCGCAAGGTCGTGGCCCCGGGCAAATTCCTGCCAAAAGGGATCGGCTACATCGGGTCGTCCGTCCCCATTGCTTCCCGGAACCAGAACCAGAACCCCCTTCAGCACCTGGCTCGATGAGGGGTGCCACCAGCGAAACATGGCGACCGCGAAATTGATGCCGGCAGATATCTCAAGGTCTAAAGTGGTTGGATCCATAGTCACATGCTCCCGCGTTGTTTGCGTCATCAACTTTTTCCCAGCATGGCCCAACAGCTCTTGAAGATTTCATTTTCATCGGGGATGACCGCGGGAATCGGTTTTGATACCCAGGTGTTATTGAGGAAATGCTTCCACACAATATTATCACTGGTGATATTGCCACCCCAGGTTCCGCACCCCAGGGTCATGGTGAAGGGCATCCCGTTGTCATAGTTGCCGCTATTGGCATAACACTGCGGCTGATTGACCATCATCCGGCTCACATGACACTTGGTGGCGAGTTCCATGATATGGGCTTGATTCAGACTGTGAATGCCGCAGGAATGGCCATAGCCGCAGGCCCGGGTCAAACGTTCCACATAGTCCACCGCCTCCGCAAAAGCATCGTAGCGCCAGAGCGTCACCACGGGGGATAGCTTCTCTCCCGCAAACAAGTCTTTAACCAGCGGTTCCTCGCCTACCACCATCAAAAAACGGGTGGAGTCCGGTACCTGCAGGGACGCCATTTGTGCGATCGTGCGGGCCGGTCTGGCCACAATCAGGGAATTCAATTTATGGGAATCAGGCCAGAGGGTCGCCTGCAAACGGACCTTGTCTTCAGCCGTACAAAGGTATCCGCCTTCCGCCTGCAACGCCTTGATCAACTCATTCCAGATGCTCTTCTGGATAATCAGGGAATTCTCACTCGAACAGGAGGTGGCGTTATCAAACGTCTTGCTGAGGAATACCTTTCTGGCCACATCCGGAATCACAGCGGTCTCATCCACCACCACGCAGGCATTCCCCGCCCCTACTCCATACGCCGGGGTTCCGCTTGAATAGGCGGCCTTGACAATCGCATCCGCCCCTGTAGCCACCACCAGATCCGCGGCTGACATCAACTCCCGCACGGCTTCCCGCGACGGCTCAGGCAGCCCCTGTACCAGATCGACGGGCGCCCCTGCCTTACGAAGGCCTTTTCGCATCAGTTCCACGACCAGACCGGTCGTCTCGCGGGCCCGGGGATGAGCCCCGAAAATGACCGCATTGCGGGTCTTCAGGATCGCCAGCCCGTTTCCGGCCGGGGTGGACGTCGGATTGGTTACAGGCATAATCGCAGCCACCACGCCAACCGGTTTGGCGATCTTAATTAGTCCGCGTGCCTCGTCAGTCTCAATCACGCCAACCGTCTGGACCCCATGCAGATCGCGCAACACACCAAGGGTCTTCTTGCGGTGTTTCAGCAACTTGTCCTCATAGACCCCCATGCCGGTCTCACGGATCGCCAATTCGGCGCATCGGATGGCGTTTTCCTCTTTATAGAGTTCCCACCCCACAGCGGCCACCATCAGATCGACCTGCTCCTGCGGCCAATACTCGATGATCTGTTGCGCCAGCCGGGCGCGCTCGACAAGCTCTTTGACTGAATCGCTCATGCGTTACAAGTTACCATCTTTTCTTCCATCAATCCGGTAATATTTATTGAGCCCGAGCGGGAAGTCATGGGGTTTGAAATTTTTCAACCAGGCGTGCTTGAGCGTCACCGTCAGTGAATGGTGTAAAAACAGCCAGGGACAATCCCCTTTTACGATCTTCTCCATGCGGGCATAGACTTTTCGTTTTTCGATTCCTTCAGGCAAGGTGCCTGATTTTTCATACAACCGGTCATAATCCGGATTCACATAATTACAGCGGTTGGCACCCGGGGTGATATTCGGACCATAGAAAAGCTGTAAAAAGTTTTCCGGATCCGGGTAATCGGCCATCCAGCTCAGGTAGAAAATCTGCGCCCGCTTCTGCTCAAGTTTTTTCAAGAAAGAAGGCCAATTGTTGAAACTCGGCACCAATACAATCCCAATACGTTCCATGAAGGAGGCCAGCACTTCGACCATCTCCCGCGTCTCAGGTTCTCCGGACCCCAACTCCAATGTCAGCTCAAGCCGACGTCCGGTGCCCGGGTCCTTGCCGTCGGGATAACCCGCCTGGACCATCAATTGACGGGCCCGTTCGAGATCAAAGGGGAAAAGGCTTTCATTGGGGGCGGACACCCCCATGGCGGGCGGAATCGGTCCCATGGCGGGCGTCACCCGTCCATTCTGGAACTTGACCCACCGTTCCCGGTCGAATGCGGCCATCATCGCCTGGCGAAGGCATCGGTTGGTTCCCACCACCGGATCCTCCATATTGAAGCCAAGATAGGCGGTATCCAAAGCCGGCGCAGAACTCATCTCAATCCCGCGCTCCGTCATCTCCCGGGTCAACTTCCGGTCCGACGTTACGACGGCATCCCAATTATCACGGGACAAGGCGGTCGCCTCCAGTTGTCCGGAAAGAAATAAAAGCCACTGGGTCGAGGGATCGGTAATGACGTACTGCACCAGCCGGTCAATGAACGGTAGCGGTTTGCTGGCATCGGCCAAAAAACCATTGGCCACATCTGATCCCTCACCAGAAGCCGGATAACGCTCTTCGCGCCCCGTTTCCCGCCATTTCGGGTTTCGCTCAAATTCAAGGCGGTAATTATGAATGTGGGACTTCAGAATATATGGTCCGGTTCCCACGGGGTGCGAAACAAAATCCACCCCATAATACTCCACGGCTTCACGGGGAACCGCATACGCGAAATTCATGGTCAGAATCCACAACAAGGCCGGGAAAGGACGGATCAGATGGATGCGTAGCGTGTAGGGATCCGGCGTTTCAAGGCCGGCTACAGGGGCATCATAATCCGTTGGGCCTTGTCCTGAACGGGTCCGGAACTCGTCCAACCCGGTAATCCGGTCCCGAAAGGCCCAATAGCCGGGTGATCCGACCTTCAGGTCAGCGACGCGCTTGATGCCGTAGACAAAGTCCGTGGCGCAGAGTTCGCGTCCTTTGCCTTTCCCTGCAGGGGAATTGAAAAAACAGGGGTCATCCTGAAAATAGATTCCCTTGCGGATCTTGAAGGAATAAATGAGGCCATCCGGCGAAATGGTCGGCAAGGCTTCGGCCAGACAGGGTTCGACGCAGTAGGGCCGTTCCAGATAGGCATATTGAACCAGCCCCTCATACATCTTACTCATGGCCTGGATGGACGGGAGATCCATCGCCTTGGCGGGATCAAATCCGGCAATCCGCTTGGTCTCGGCGTAGAATACCGATTCGCCACCCCACCCGCCGGTGACCAGACTCAGCTGAATAAAAAGCAAAAGGATCCACCCTGGCCAAACCCAGAGAGGACCCTTTTCAGACATCATCACAGTACACCCTCCAACACCCGCATCAAGGCGTGGTCGTTGCAGGCATCGACGGGGCAGGTGCGACATCCCCACTCCCTGAGGGAATCCCCACAGGGGCAGGCGCCGCCGGAGCCGCTGACACCGGGGCCGCTTGCTGTGCGGGAAGCCGGTCAATCACCGACCCAGTGCCCGCACGACCTGCGGCAATATAGCCGATAGCCAGGGTATTGAGCAGGAAGATGGCGGCCAAGGTCACCGTGATCTTGGTCAGGACATTTCCGGTGCGCGAGCCAAACAGGGTTTCGCCCACCCCTGCCCCGAAGGCCAGGCCCAACCCCTCATCCTTGGTCTTTTGAAGGAGGATAATCCCGATCAACAGAAGGGACGACACAATCTCAATGAAAATCAAAAAACCGTATAAAAAACCGCCCATAATTCACCTTCCGTTTGCGGAATTATCCGCTAGTTTCAAACCGCCGCTTCAATAATGGCAATAAACGAGGCCGCATCCAGCGCCGCCCCACCAATCAACCCGCCGTCGATATCCGGCTGGGACATTAATTCCTTGGCATTCGCCGGCTTCATGCTGCCGCCGTACTGAATACGAACCGCTTGGGCCGCACCGGGATTGCACATTTTGGAAAGAACGCGACGAATCAAGGCATGCACTTCCTGTGCCTGCGCCGGACTGGCCGTACGGCCGGTCCCGATCGCCCACACCGGCTCATAGGCTACCACAATGCGGCGGAAACTGGTTTCATCCAAACCCGCGAGGCTCTTGGTCACCTGCGTGGTCACCACATCTTCGGTCTGGTTGGCTTCGCGCTGTTCGAGTGTCTCACCCACGCATACAATCGGGGTCAGGTTGGCGGCCAGGGCGGCCTTAACCTTGCGGCTGACGGAGGCATCCGTCTCACCGAAAAACTGTCGGCGCTCACTGTGCCCGAGGATGACATACTGGCAGCCGACATCACGGAGCATATCGGCCGAAATCTCACCGGTAAAGGCCCCGTCTTTCTCCCAGTGCATGTTCTGGCCGCCCAGTTTGATCTGAGAGCCATTAATGACATCCGCGACCGTTTTCAGGGCGGTAAAGGTCGGGCAGAGCACGACTTCGACATCCGATTTATCGGCCAATTTCGCCTTCAAGGCAACGGCCAATTCGGCCGCCTGCCCTGTGAGTTTGTTCAGCTTCCAATTACCGGCAACAATTTTTTTACGCATAGGATCAATCCGAAATCTTTATAAAGTTGTTCGTTAAGGGAGATGGGATACCATTTCCCACCCTCCTATTACAATTCATTACTTATCGCTCAAGGCGGCTACGCCCGGCAGGACCTTGCCTTCCAGGAACTCCAAACTGGCTCCACCCCCGGTGGAACAGTGGGTTACCTTGTCCACCACCTTGAATTTCTTGGCAGCCGTGGCTGTATCGCCCCCGCCAACCACGGTGACTGCACCTGACGCCGTCGCCTTCGCGATTGCATCGGCCATCACTTTGGTTCCGGTGGCGAACTTCTCCATCTCGAACACACCGGCAGGCCCATTCCAGACAATGGTCCGGGCGCGGGCAATGGCCTCGCAGAAAATGGCGTTTGACTTCGGCCCGACATCCAGCCCCAACCAGCCGGGCTTGATGCCGGACGCATCATCGGCGGCCATGACATTGGCATCATCGGCAAACTTGTCGCCGCAGATGTAATCCACCGGCAGGTGGATTTTCACGTTTTTGGCAGTCGCCTTGGCCATCAGGTCCTTCACCAGCTTTGCGCCTTCGGGATCAAAGAGGCTGGATCCGATTTCCATGTTGTTGAGA from bacterium includes the following:
- the ruvX gene encoding Holliday junction resolvase RuvX; the encoded protein is MMGRVLGVDYGTRRVGIAISDPMAMLATPLSVETIRSVEEAIAAVCRIARDRGVVKIVVGIPINMDGTNGAMALEAGKFVELLRTASGLPVDTTDERLSTSLVERMLLEADVSRERRKEVRDKLAAQVILQGYLDTKAEANYVHDPDND
- a CDS encoding type III pantothenate kinase, yielding MEYFFVIDIGNTSTHIGLARGRRIIRQCRMSTREGREERKIMLLLRKLATGRTVRDAVLCSVVPGLNPLWAQVLQKLCGKAPLLVGHSINLNIKVDYPQPETIGADRLADTAAAWDLYGSAVIVADFGTALTFDIVTGDGRYVGGVIAPGLPLMTDYLAERTALLPEIGLDGRFKNIGRSTSEAMRIGVVVGYRGMVREILNHVKAGMKERKVQFCATGGYAGLALKGLDTPVDIVPDLTLNGLVLLRELNRS
- the nadC gene encoding carboxylating nicotinate-nucleotide diphosphorylase; protein product: MSSITENPVVQDLIQRALLEDIGSGDVTTLSVVPESSRGKAVILARGNYVVSGGEVAQAVFASVDPALQCRCLVADGMAVRPDQALMTIEGPIRGILTGERTALNFMQRMTGIASRTREFVDLVNPFGTRILDTRKTTPTLRVLEKYAVTCGGGTNHRMGLYDMVLIKDNHRRLWQEAGITNLQGAVAAARAKFPGIPVEVEVESEEELRDALRASPEWIMLDNMAPDRMKACVAICAKRCKLEASGGVSLATVAAIAATGVDAISIGGLTHSAPAADLSLELD
- a CDS encoding ABC transporter ATP-binding protein, whose protein sequence is MSDIAIQVEGVGKRFRLRSSGGRTLKSMVMDMIHAPGSERDLWALKDISFSVERGSTLGLIGANGAGKSTLLSVLAGTMTPTEGKIKTTGVISSLLELGAGFHPDLTGRENVFLAGAIMGLTREQMIRRFDAIVSFADIGTFIDQPVKHYSSGMYVRLGFAVAVEVDPDILLVDEVLAVGDASFQRKCLRRMSEFRDQKKTMLIISHDLGTIQSVSDQILFLDHGRVLGHGDPGKVVGQYETFWRNQASAERSREWGTREVIITGANFSDETGLPTTKFKWGHPLTVQLGYEVKTPVGPSIFGFGISDEAGRLVHGSNTEIAAVSIPRLSGSGQVELRIPQLNLARGTYFLSFSVHSADHKVNYHRMDNAFAIGVESDKSFEGICHMPSEWRIG
- a CDS encoding ABC transporter permease produces the protein MISLVKDIFARRELLSMLVVRNVKIRYKESALGFLWTLLGPVFLIAIYGVFMNIIMKFNMPMTVLVSGIFVWQYLAMCLGDSSFAIIGNANLVKKACFPRVLLPLSIVLANFVNFLLSLGVMLVYLIWVGPHFGGILWLPLALVVHLALCTGVSLALSALNVFFRDVQHLTGIFTMAWFFLTPVVYDISMIATIIEKHPILGQLYFLNPMAGILALYRTALLGRPLPDISLIALSAGMTVVVFIAGILVFQKLQPGFADEL
- a CDS encoding aldehyde dehydrogenase family protein; amino-acid sequence: MSDSVKELVERARLAQQIIEYWPQEQVDLMVAAVGWELYKEENAIRCAELAIRETGMGVYEDKLLKHRKKTLGVLRDLHGVQTVGVIETDEARGLIKIAKPVGVVAAIMPVTNPTSTPAGNGLAILKTRNAVIFGAHPRARETTGLVVELMRKGLRKAGAPVDLVQGLPEPSREAVRELMSAADLVVATGADAIVKAAYSSGTPAYGVGAGNACVVVDETAVIPDVARKVFLSKTFDNATSCSSENSLIIQKSIWNELIKALQAEGGYLCTAEDKVRLQATLWPDSHKLNSLIVARPARTIAQMASLQVPDSTRFLMVVGEEPLVKDLFAGEKLSPVVTLWRYDAFAEAVDYVERLTRACGYGHSCGIHSLNQAHIMELATKCHVSRMMVNQPQCYANSGNYDNGMPFTMTLGCGTWGGNITSDNIVWKHFLNNTWVSKPIPAVIPDENEIFKSCWAMLGKS
- a CDS encoding ABC transporter substrate-binding protein; this translates as MLFIQLSLVTGGWGGESVFYAETKRIAGFDPAKAMDLPSIQAMSKMYEGLVQYAYLERPYCVEPCLAEALPTISPDGLIYSFKIRKGIYFQDDPCFFNSPAGKGKGRELCATDFVYGIKRVADLKVGSPGYWAFRDRITGLDEFRTRSGQGPTDYDAPVAGLETPDPYTLRIHLIRPFPALLWILTMNFAYAVPREAVEYYGVDFVSHPVGTGPYILKSHIHNYRLEFERNPKWRETGREERYPASGEGSDVANGFLADASKPLPFIDRLVQYVITDPSTQWLLFLSGQLEATALSRDNWDAVVTSDRKLTREMTERGIEMSSAPALDTAYLGFNMEDPVVGTNRCLRQAMMAAFDRERWVKFQNGRVTPAMGPIPPAMGVSAPNESLFPFDLERARQLMVQAGYPDGKDPGTGRRLELTLELGSGEPETREMVEVLASFMERIGIVLVPSFNNWPSFLKKLEQKRAQIFYLSWMADYPDPENFLQLFYGPNITPGANRCNYVNPDYDRLYEKSGTLPEGIEKRKVYARMEKIVKGDCPWLFLHHSLTVTLKHAWLKNFKPHDFPLGLNKYYRIDGRKDGNL
- the secG gene encoding preprotein translocase subunit SecG — protein: MGGFLYGFLIFIEIVSSLLLIGIILLQKTKDEGLGLAFGAGVGETLFGSRTGNVLTKITVTLAAIFLLNTLAIGYIAAGRAGTGSVIDRLPAQQAAPVSAAPAAPAPVGIPSGSGDVAPAPSMPATTTP
- the tpiA gene encoding triose-phosphate isomerase — protein: MRKKIVAGNWKLNKLTGQAAELAVALKAKLADKSDVEVVLCPTFTALKTVADVINGSQIKLGGQNMHWEKDGAFTGEISADMLRDVGCQYVILGHSERRQFFGETDASVSRKVKAALAANLTPIVCVGETLEQREANQTEDVVTTQVTKSLAGLDETSFRRIVVAYEPVWAIGTGRTASPAQAQEVHALIRRVLSKMCNPGAAQAVRIQYGGSMKPANAKELMSQPDIDGGLIGGAALDAASFIAIIEAAV